From a single Pseudalkalibacillus hwajinpoensis genomic region:
- a CDS encoding bifunctional 4-hydroxy-2-oxoglutarate aldolase/2-dehydro-3-deoxy-phosphogluconate aldolase, which produces MKRTLDRIHEEKVVAILRLESTEHIEDIISSLYKGGIRVIEVTLNTPGALECINKMKENYSDLIVGAGTVLDSESAGAAIRAGADFLLAPTLKKETIETGNRYNIPVIPGIMSPTEALTAYEYGAQAVKVFPARSVGENFAKDLNGPLPFVKVMAVGGITVDNAGEYFKKNGHSVGIGSSLVSSQLVADRNYEEITARAQQFIKLRDQFNT; this is translated from the coding sequence ATGAAAAGAACACTAGATAGGATACATGAAGAGAAAGTGGTTGCTATCCTAAGGCTGGAAAGCACTGAACATATCGAGGATATTATTAGCAGTCTCTATAAGGGCGGGATTCGAGTGATCGAAGTGACACTCAATACGCCTGGGGCATTAGAGTGCATAAACAAAATGAAAGAAAATTACAGTGATTTAATCGTCGGAGCAGGAACCGTTCTTGATAGTGAAAGTGCAGGCGCAGCCATTCGGGCAGGTGCTGACTTTCTATTAGCCCCAACCTTAAAAAAAGAAACGATTGAAACAGGAAACCGTTACAACATTCCTGTCATTCCAGGCATTATGTCTCCGACAGAAGCGCTGACAGCTTATGAATATGGGGCGCAGGCAGTGAAAGTATTTCCTGCCCGCTCGGTTGGTGAAAATTTTGCCAAGGACTTAAACGGTCCTCTTCCATTTGTAAAAGTCATGGCTGTGGGCGGCATTACGGTAGATAACGCAGGGGAATACTTTAAGAAAAACGGGCATTCTGTTGGAATTGGCAGTTCGTTAGTGAGCAGCCAGCTGGTAGCTGATAGAAACTATGAGGAAATAACAGCAAGAGCACAGCAATTTATTAAGTTGAGGGATCAATTCAACACTTAA
- a CDS encoding 2-dehydro-3-deoxygalactonokinase, with translation MIILIDSGTTNSRIRLVEEHEVTIIASVKIEVGVRNTAIDGHNEKLKQELAQGVQRLLEEQSLSARDISYIVAAGMITSNLGLHEVPHITAPARLEDFIKGVQVLKTEEFLNIPCLYIPGMKNAVADSLEEDLSVINQYDVMRGEEVETYGLLKQISTKGKGLMVLPGSHTKYVLIGEKEELLSCRSTLGGEMLKAVRDQTIISDSLSKTLVEEVVPEYLIKGFLAAQKTGVTRCLYHIRLLQLFSELNANERANYYAGAILYYDVEALEQMVEIEQVEWIMIGGSEPLRSLFYHLLTYVYDTTEILTAAEEQAEMASVYGAAEIGRMYQSIKEERST, from the coding sequence TTGATTATACTAATAGATTCTGGAACAACAAATTCAAGAATTCGTCTTGTAGAAGAACATGAAGTAACCATAATCGCTTCTGTGAAGATAGAAGTAGGTGTTAGAAACACAGCGATCGATGGTCACAACGAAAAGCTAAAGCAGGAATTAGCGCAAGGAGTTCAACGTCTGCTTGAGGAGCAGTCCTTATCAGCCAGGGATATTTCCTATATAGTGGCAGCTGGAATGATAACTTCAAACTTAGGACTTCATGAAGTTCCGCATATTACGGCCCCGGCCCGATTAGAGGATTTTATTAAAGGAGTTCAAGTCTTAAAGACGGAGGAGTTCTTAAATATACCTTGTCTTTATATTCCGGGCATGAAAAACGCGGTGGCTGACTCCTTAGAGGAAGACCTAAGTGTGATTAATCAATATGACGTGATGCGGGGGGAAGAAGTTGAAACCTACGGCCTTCTTAAGCAAATTTCTACTAAAGGAAAAGGTCTCATGGTATTACCCGGATCTCACACAAAGTACGTTTTAATAGGAGAAAAGGAAGAATTACTGAGCTGTCGATCCACTTTAGGTGGAGAAATGTTGAAAGCAGTGAGAGACCAAACGATCATTTCTGACTCTTTAAGTAAAACGCTCGTCGAAGAGGTAGTTCCGGAGTATCTTATTAAAGGATTCCTTGCGGCTCAAAAAACAGGCGTTACGAGGTGCTTGTACCATATTAGGCTGCTTCAGCTTTTCTCTGAATTAAATGCGAACGAGCGTGCCAATTACTATGCAGGCGCCATCTTATATTATGACGTAGAAGCCCTGGAACAAATGGTGGAAATTGAACAAGTTGAATGGATAATGATTGGCGGCTCTGAACCATTACGAAGTTTATTCTATCACCTGCTGACCTATGTGTATGACACAACTGAAATTCTTACGGCTGCAGAGGAGCAAGCGGAAATGGCGAGCGTTTACGGAGCAGCAGAAATTGGACGAATGTATCAATCTATTAAGGAGGAGCGGTCTACATGA
- the dgoD gene encoding galactonate dehydratase translates to MKIIDYELFQVPPRWLFLKIQTSEGITGWGEPVIEGRAHTVKAAVEELMENLIGKDPLRIEDHWNMMYRSGFYRGGPILMSAISGIDQALWDIKGKYYNAPIYQLLGGACRDSIKIYSWIGGDRPSDVGQAAKEAVEAGFSAVKMNGTEELQYIDSYSKIDQAVERVANVRESVDKDVGIGIDFHGRVHKPMAKILAKELEPYRPMFIEEPVLSENNEALRDIAAHTNIPIATGERMYSRWDFKTILSEGFVDIIQPDLSHAGGITETKKIASMAEAYDVALAPHCPLGPIALASCLHVDATAHNAFIQEQSLGIHYNKENDLLDYVKDRSVFNYKEGHVKFPQGPGLGIEIDEEYVRMRAKEGHNWRNPVWRHKDASIAEW, encoded by the coding sequence ATGAAAATTATCGACTATGAACTTTTTCAAGTGCCACCCAGGTGGCTGTTTCTAAAAATTCAAACAAGCGAGGGCATTACAGGATGGGGAGAACCGGTAATCGAGGGAAGAGCTCATACCGTGAAAGCGGCTGTTGAAGAACTTATGGAAAATCTGATCGGAAAAGATCCGCTTCGTATCGAAGATCACTGGAACATGATGTACCGATCAGGCTTTTATCGCGGCGGTCCGATTTTAATGAGTGCCATCTCAGGTATTGATCAGGCCTTGTGGGATATTAAAGGAAAGTATTATAATGCTCCGATCTATCAGCTGTTAGGAGGCGCCTGTCGTGATTCTATTAAAATTTATTCCTGGATTGGAGGTGATCGCCCTTCCGATGTAGGCCAGGCTGCAAAAGAAGCGGTGGAAGCAGGGTTTTCTGCGGTGAAGATGAATGGAACTGAAGAGCTTCAATATATCGATTCGTACAGCAAAATTGATCAAGCCGTCGAGCGAGTCGCAAACGTGCGAGAAAGCGTAGATAAGGATGTGGGGATTGGTATTGATTTTCACGGCAGAGTCCATAAACCTATGGCAAAAATCCTGGCGAAGGAATTAGAACCCTATCGTCCTATGTTTATTGAAGAACCCGTACTTTCAGAAAATAATGAAGCCTTACGAGATATTGCGGCTCATACCAACATCCCTATTGCTACAGGCGAAAGAATGTATTCAAGATGGGATTTCAAAACGATTTTATCCGAAGGTTTTGTTGATATTATCCAGCCTGATTTATCTCATGCCGGCGGAATTACAGAAACCAAAAAAATCGCTTCCATGGCAGAAGCTTATGACGTAGCTTTAGCCCCGCATTGTCCATTAGGACCGATTGCGTTAGCATCGTGCCTGCACGTAGATGCTACAGCTCATAATGCCTTTATTCAGGAGCAAAGCTTAGGCATTCACTACAATAAAGAAAACGATCTACTGGATTATGTGAAAGACCGCAGCGTTTTTAATTACAAAGAGGGTCATGTAAAATTTCCGCAAGGTCCTGGACTTGGAATCGAAATTGATGAAGAGTATGTCAGGATGCGTGCAAAAGAAGGGCACAACTGGAGAAATCCTGTATGGCGCCACAAAGATGCAAGCATAGCAGAATGGTAA
- a CDS encoding LysR family transcriptional regulator — protein sequence MELRVLRYFLTVAREGSITRAADFLHVTQPTLSRQLKDLEKALGKKLFIRGSYNIILTDEGMLLRKRAEEIIDMVDKTEAEFNSMEDTISGDVYIGGGETEAMKQIARVVKELRLSYPNLRCHLYSGNEDDVTERLDKGLLDFGILIQPADLSKYNYINIPAKDVWGVVMRKDSPLASKDTIQSVDLLNVPLICSRQAMKETFSKNEFADWFGEDFDKLNVVTTYNLAYNAAIMVEEGIGFAVVLDKIVNTSSESNLCFRPLEPRLESGLNIVWKKHQVFSAAADMFIKEIQEKFSNCLSGE from the coding sequence ATGGAATTAAGAGTTTTACGTTATTTTCTTACTGTTGCAAGAGAAGGAAGCATTACGAGGGCTGCTGATTTCTTGCATGTGACACAGCCAACCTTGTCCAGACAATTAAAAGACCTTGAAAAAGCGTTAGGGAAAAAATTATTTATTCGGGGTAGTTACAATATCATTCTTACGGATGAAGGAATGCTTCTCCGAAAGAGGGCAGAAGAAATTATTGATATGGTCGATAAAACCGAGGCAGAATTTAATTCCATGGAAGATACAATAAGTGGTGATGTTTACATAGGTGGCGGGGAAACAGAAGCCATGAAACAGATTGCAAGAGTAGTCAAAGAGTTACGATTAAGTTATCCAAATTTACGGTGTCACCTCTACAGCGGAAATGAAGACGATGTTACTGAACGGCTTGACAAGGGATTGCTTGATTTTGGTATTTTAATTCAACCAGCTGATTTATCAAAATACAATTATATCAATATCCCAGCCAAAGATGTTTGGGGCGTTGTTATGAGGAAAGACAGCCCTCTTGCTTCCAAAGATACCATTCAATCTGTAGATTTATTAAATGTTCCACTAATCTGTTCTCGCCAGGCTATGAAAGAGACATTTTCTAAAAATGAATTTGCGGATTGGTTTGGTGAAGATTTTGATAAATTAAACGTCGTGACTACATACAATCTTGCATATAATGCTGCCATTATGGTTGAAGAGGGCATTGGTTTTGCTGTAGTTCTTGATAAAATAGTAAATACATCTAGTGAAAGTAACCTTTGTTTTAGACCGCTAGAGCCAAGACTTGAATCAGGCTTAAATATTGTTTGGAAAAAGCATCAGGTTTTTTCCGCAGCTGCTGATATGTTTATAAAAGAAATTCAGGAGAAATTTTCAAATTGTTTATCAGGTGAATAA
- a CDS encoding alpha/beta hydrolase, whose amino-acid sequence MKRKSTITLVFTVIALGLILSATVFASSNGDSVASTTSDSDASMTDVDVDGAYTPDMSNGADNFYQSEEVTMQKVSFENQYNMEVAGNVFIPKDLNKNKKHPAIIVGHPMGAVKEQSANLYAQKMAERGFVTLSLDLSFWGESEGQPRNAVSPDIYAEDFSAAVDYLDTQDFVDRERIGVLGICGSGSFAISAAKIDPRMKAIATVSMYNMGAVNRNGLNHSQTLEQRKEIIAEAAEQRYVEFTGGETKYTGGTVHELTENTNPIQREFYDFYRTPRGEYTSEGSSPELTTHPTLTSNVKFMNFYPFEDMETISPRPMLFITGDQAHSIEFSQDAYKRAAEPKELYIVPGAGHVDLYDRVNLIPFDKLESFFKENLKKK is encoded by the coding sequence ATGAAAAGAAAATCTACGATTACGCTTGTATTCACAGTGATAGCACTGGGTTTGATTTTATCCGCGACCGTATTTGCATCTTCGAACGGCGATAGTGTAGCATCCACAACCAGCGATAGCGATGCATCCATGACCGACGTTGACGTCGACGGTGCATACACGCCGGACATGTCCAATGGAGCAGACAACTTTTACCAGAGCGAGGAGGTAACCATGCAGAAGGTTTCATTTGAAAATCAATACAACATGGAGGTTGCGGGGAATGTTTTTATTCCCAAAGATTTGAACAAAAACAAAAAACATCCTGCGATCATTGTCGGACATCCTATGGGCGCAGTAAAAGAGCAAAGTGCGAATTTGTATGCCCAGAAAATGGCTGAACGGGGATTCGTTACTTTGTCCTTGGATTTGTCTTTCTGGGGAGAGAGTGAGGGTCAGCCACGCAACGCAGTGTCACCAGATATCTATGCCGAGGATTTCAGTGCCGCGGTCGATTATCTGGACACCCAAGACTTTGTCGATAGAGAGCGAATTGGTGTTCTTGGTATCTGTGGCAGCGGAAGTTTTGCAATCAGTGCCGCCAAAATCGATCCACGCATGAAGGCTATTGCGACTGTGAGTATGTATAATATGGGCGCGGTCAACCGTAATGGACTGAACCACTCTCAGACTCTTGAGCAAAGAAAAGAGATCATCGCAGAAGCGGCAGAGCAACGCTATGTAGAGTTTACAGGTGGTGAAACTAAATATACTGGCGGTACGGTGCATGAATTGACCGAAAACACGAACCCGATTCAGCGTGAGTTTTATGATTTCTACCGAACGCCGAGAGGTGAATATACGTCTGAAGGTTCATCGCCTGAGCTGACAACGCACCCGACGCTAACTAGTAACGTGAAGTTTATGAACTTCTACCCGTTCGAAGATATGGAGACGATTTCTCCGCGTCCGATGCTGTTCATTACGGGTGATCAAGCTCATTCCATCGAATTCAGTCAAGATGCATACAAGCGTGCAGCTGAACCAAAAGAGCTTTACATTGTTCCGGGTGCCGGGCATGTGGATCTGTATGACCGTGTGAATTTAATCCCCTTTGACAAACTCGAGTCCTTCTTCAAAGAAAATCTGAAGAAAAAATAA
- a CDS encoding SDR family oxidoreductase: MSTIQDKVVVIMGASSGIGEATTKLLAQQGAKLIIAARRLERLEAIKEDFPEADIRIQQADVTNYEDVKKVVELVMDTYGRIDVLYNNAGIMPTAPIVEGRRDEWQKMLDINVMGVLNGIAAVVPIMANQKSGHIIATDSVAGHVVYPDSAVYCGTKFAVRAIMEGLRQEQRENNIKSTIISPGAVATELYKTINDKNVSEDLHKAQKEWGLVADDIASAVVFAIDTPDRMAVSDMIVRPTTQPI, translated from the coding sequence ATGTCTACTATTCAAGATAAAGTTGTTGTCATAATGGGTGCATCAAGTGGGATTGGTGAAGCAACAACTAAGTTACTTGCTCAACAAGGTGCCAAACTAATCATAGCTGCACGCCGTTTGGAGCGTTTAGAGGCAATCAAAGAAGACTTCCCGGAGGCCGATATTCGTATTCAACAAGCAGATGTCACCAACTATGAAGATGTCAAAAAAGTAGTGGAGCTTGTTATGGACACCTATGGCAGAATTGATGTTCTTTATAACAATGCAGGGATTATGCCTACTGCGCCAATTGTGGAAGGTCGTCGTGATGAATGGCAGAAGATGCTTGATATCAATGTAATGGGAGTTTTAAACGGCATTGCTGCTGTAGTACCTATTATGGCAAATCAAAAATCAGGGCATATTATCGCAACGGATTCTGTAGCAGGGCATGTGGTATATCCTGATTCAGCCGTATATTGCGGAACGAAGTTTGCTGTGCGTGCGATTATGGAAGGTCTAAGACAAGAACAACGAGAAAATAATATTAAATCAACTATTATCTCACCAGGAGCTGTTGCAACCGAGCTATATAAAACAATTAATGACAAAAATGTCTCAGAAGATCTCCATAAGGCACAAAAAGAATGGGGATTAGTTGCGGATGATATTGCGTCAGCTGTGGTGTTTGCGATTGATACACCTGATCGAATGGCAGTTAGTGATATGATTGTTCGTCCAACAACTCAACCAATTTAA
- a CDS encoding SDR family oxidoreductase, which yields MKNLKNKVVIITGASSGIGKANALYLAENGVKVVLGDVREDRLQTVVDEIKRGDGEVSSQVADVTKRNQVETLVAKGMDSFGRIDVIINCAGVMPQSYLCENNYDEWERGIDTNIKGVLYGIGAVLPIMHKQESGHIINISSIGAHNVIPGGAVYSATKYAVKAITEGLRKEEAENNKNIRVTSISPGSIDTEFTHSIADPEIRAKFDELSENAIEPESVARLIAFAINEEEHVALNEVIIRPTEQIL from the coding sequence ATGAAGAATCTAAAAAACAAAGTCGTTATCATTACAGGTGCTTCAAGTGGAATTGGAAAAGCAAATGCATTGTATCTCGCAGAGAATGGAGTAAAAGTTGTTTTAGGTGATGTACGTGAAGATCGTTTGCAAACAGTAGTTGATGAGATTAAGCGTGGAGATGGGGAAGTTTCTTCACAGGTGGCAGATGTTACAAAGCGAAATCAAGTCGAAACACTCGTGGCTAAAGGTATGGATAGCTTTGGTCGCATTGACGTTATCATAAATTGTGCTGGTGTAATGCCACAGTCCTATCTGTGCGAAAATAATTACGATGAATGGGAACGCGGCATAGACACAAACATTAAAGGAGTACTTTATGGGATAGGGGCCGTTCTTCCCATCATGCATAAACAAGAGTCAGGACACATCATTAACATTTCATCAATTGGCGCACATAACGTTATACCAGGAGGAGCCGTATACAGCGCAACTAAATACGCTGTTAAAGCTATAACCGAAGGATTGCGTAAGGAAGAGGCCGAAAACAATAAAAACATTCGTGTAACAAGTATCTCACCTGGATCAATAGATACTGAATTTACTCATTCTATTGCAGATCCTGAAATTAGAGCCAAATTTGATGAACTAAGCGAAAATGCAATAGAACCTGAATCAGTAGCTCGTTTAATTGCATTTGCAATTAACGAAGAAGAACATGTGGCACTAAATGAAGTGATTATCCGTCCTACTGAGCAGATACTATAA
- a CDS encoding cyclophilin-like fold protein codes for MNLENQYLILSFGDEKLKASLENNATVREFIQYLPVTFTMNDLFNREKFVEVNDLEVERTISSYGKGDISYWTPGRALVIYYKDDDEPIHGLVKLGEILDGTERLENYPGNIEITIDIE; via the coding sequence ATGAACTTAGAAAATCAATACCTTATCCTTTCATTTGGAGATGAAAAACTTAAAGCGTCATTAGAGAACAATGCCACAGTTAGAGAGTTTATCCAGTACCTACCCGTCACGTTCACCATGAATGATTTATTTAATCGTGAAAAATTTGTAGAAGTAAACGACTTAGAGGTAGAGCGAACTATCTCTAGCTACGGTAAAGGAGATATCTCCTATTGGACACCAGGAAGGGCATTGGTGATTTATTATAAGGATGATGATGAACCTATCCACGGTCTTGTGAAGTTAGGCGAAATATTGGATGGCACTGAGCGATTAGAAAATTATCCTGGAAATATCGAAATAACAATAGATATAGAGTAA
- a CDS encoding sugar O-acetyltransferase, with product MNMEEFIEFCKEGNPISGEDKELHGLLTQCSFEAQRITMDLNTSYHSKEEIVEIFSELTGYKVDSSFMCFPPFYTDFGKNITIGKRVFFNTGCSFQDRGGISVGNGSMIGMNVTISTLNHGLSMETRNTTYPLPVKIGENVWVGSSSSILPGVTIGDNSVVAAGAVVTKDVPENTVVAGVPAKVIKKLV from the coding sequence ATGAATATGGAAGAATTTATTGAATTTTGCAAAGAAGGAAATCCTATCTCTGGAGAGGATAAAGAGCTCCATGGACTGTTAACACAATGTAGTTTCGAAGCTCAAAGAATCACGATGGATCTAAATACATCCTATCATTCAAAAGAAGAAATTGTAGAGATTTTTAGTGAATTGACAGGTTACAAAGTAGATTCATCTTTTATGTGTTTTCCACCATTCTATACAGACTTTGGCAAAAATATCACTATTGGAAAAAGAGTATTTTTTAATACAGGGTGTTCGTTCCAAGATAGAGGCGGAATTAGCGTTGGAAACGGTTCGATGATTGGTATGAATGTCACGATTTCTACACTTAATCATGGCTTATCCATGGAAACAAGAAACACAACATACCCCTTACCAGTCAAAATTGGCGAAAATGTATGGGTTGGATCGAGCTCATCAATACTACCTGGTGTAACGATTGGGGACAACTCTGTTGTTGCAGCAGGAGCAGTTGTCACTAAAGATGTCCCAGAAAATACTGTTGTAGCAGGCGTACCAGCAAAAGTTATAAAAAAACTAGTTTAA
- a CDS encoding cyclophilin-like fold protein, which yields MMKKVLLLALALVIAFFLAACSINANDRPNTDGEDSESNHPGNDHGGTTDDFNNKNSQDSTLEDDSLDIEENVKIKLTFNNEEAIVNMYDNPTSKEFLERLPLTLTFEDYGGFEKMSILEEGLTTESAPSGSDPSVGDFAYYAPWKDVTIFYEDWEYSDGLIKLGKFESGIGNIASSRGDFTVAIEKID from the coding sequence ATGATGAAAAAAGTGTTATTACTGGCTCTTGCTCTAGTGATAGCGTTCTTTCTCGCTGCTTGCAGCATTAATGCTAATGATCGACCTAACACCGATGGAGAGGATTCTGAAAGTAATCATCCAGGCAATGACCATGGAGGAACAACGGACGACTTCAACAATAAGAATAGTCAAGATTCTACACTTGAGGATGATAGTTTAGATATTGAAGAAAATGTAAAAATAAAATTGACTTTTAACAATGAGGAAGCCATTGTAAACATGTATGATAATCCAACGAGCAAGGAGTTTTTGGAAAGACTCCCACTAACATTAACATTTGAAGACTATGGAGGATTCGAAAAAATGAGCATTTTAGAAGAAGGCTTAACGACAGAAAGTGCACCTTCTGGCAGTGATCCTTCAGTTGGAGATTTCGCTTATTATGCGCCTTGGAAAGACGTAACTATATTTTATGAAGATTGGGAATATTCAGACGGACTTATTAAATTAGGAAAATTTGAATCTGGAATAGGAAATATTGCAAGTAGTAGAGGTGATTTTACAGTTGCAATTGAAAAAATTGATTAA